The Panicum hallii strain FIL2 chromosome 5, PHallii_v3.1, whole genome shotgun sequence genome contains the following window.
AGGAGGGCACCTGCTGTAAGAAGGGTGGAGGACATGTTTGAACAAGTGAAAACAAAGCTGCCAGGAGCACCCAAGTTTCTTTTGTGTGTTCTTGCTGAGAGGAAGAATTCTGATGTTTATGGTTGGTTATTCTTATTTCTGCTGACCTCTGTAGCATATTTTTCTCTTTGCATCACTGTTGCTATCGATCTTCTTTACAGGGCCTTGGAAGAGGAAATGCCTTGCTGAATTTGGGATCGTTACACAGTGCGTGGCACCAACAAGAGTTAATGATCAGTACCTTACCAACGTCCTGCTAAAGATAAATGCAAAGGTCTGTTTTCTTTGTGCCTTGATACTCATGGTTTTACATTTGTACCTGAACCGTTAATGTTGATATGCATATGCTTACCCTTTTCAATCAGTTGGGTGGGTTAAATTCAATTCTCCAAGTTGAATCATCCCCTGCAATGCCTCTTATATCCAAGGTCCCAACTATGATTTTGGGAATGGATGTGTCCCATGGTTCTCCTGGACAATCTGGTGTACCTTCCATTGCTGCTGTAAGTATGATTTTCGTCATTTTCCGTGCTATTTTTTGAGGAAAAAGTTGTATTAATTGTAAATTTCTACAAATAATACTACCATGTCATAATTCTTTTGTTTTGTTTCTCTTAGGTTGTCAGTTCGCGCGAATGGCCTCTTATCTCAAAATATAGAGCATCAGTGCGCTCTCAATCACCTAAGATGGAAATGATTGATTCGTTGTTTAAGCAACAGGGAACGGATGATAAGGGCCTGATTCGGTTAGATATTTTACTTCTATTTCATTGTTAGGTTTGAGAACGTTGTGGTATCCTTTGCCTCATATGATATATGTTGCAACGACATGGTTTCTCCCATAACTTATTTGAAATTGATGTTGTTTTTTCAGGGAGTGTCTAATTGACTTCTACACCAGTTCTGGGAAGAGAAAGCCAGATCAAATCATTATCTTCAGGTCTGTTATCATTTTAATTTAACTGGTTGCAAATTTGGGTAGCAAACCTTTTTCTTTTGGGAATGACTATGTAATCTGGTTTGAAAATTGGTTGCTGGTCTCCGGTTTCCTCTCTTTTATTATAGCACCAAGCTGATGTTCTTGTGTCTTTATGATAGGGATGGTGTTAGTGAAAGTCAGTTTAGTCAGGTGCTGAACATAGAATTGGATCAAATAATTGAGGTACTCCATTAACTTTCTTGGCACAGTTCAATCTCAAAGCTTTTTTTAATCCAAGTATCCTATGCTGCTTGCTTGCCCATGCTAAAGTAGTCCTATTGTGTTTTTAGGCATGCAAGTTTTTGGATGAAAAATGGGATCCCAAGTTCACATTGATTGTTGCCCAGAAGAACCACCATACGAAATTTTTCATTCCTGGAGCACCTGATAATGTTCCTCCTGGTAATTACTTTGTCACTCACCAGTGTGCTGTTGCAATTGTAGGCTGAATTGTTATCTAATAATATCAATGGCTTAATCTGCAGGTACTGTAGTCGACAACAAAGTCTGCCATCCAAGGAACTATGACTTCTACATGTGTTCGCATGCTGGAATGATAGTAAGAATTTTTGGCCTTTTAGTTTCAATTATCGGCATTTCGTGCAGTTCCGTTTATGTGTTTACATAGTTTAAATACTAATTAAAATACCCACACCAATTAACCCTATACTAATTCAAATACCAATTTAAACTGGAATGGTTTTCATGTTATCAGTGGTAAAGTTCTTGTAGTTCTTTTGGTCCAATAGATGTCAAAATTAGATGGAGTTTGTGCTGCTGGCACCTGAAAACCGGTTATGGCCAACCTAGCAAGAAAGCCATTCATCCACGGGTGTTGATGGGTAACCTTGTTCTTTTGTTTAGTTGCCTTATTCTTCTGTTTAGTTGGGCCAAATTACACTCAGTTATGTTTAGGGTTCTATTCTAGATTCTCTGTGAAAACCTTGTTCTCCATTGTCGGATTGTCTAGGTAGTAGTGTTTTGTTTTAAATTGGTAGAGCTAAGTTTGTTCCTGTTTGTATCAGGGAACTACGAGACCTACACATTATCACATCCTCCATGATGAGATAGGCTTCAACCCTGATGAGCTTCAGGAGCTGGTGCACTCACTTTCTTATGTGTAAGTACTAAGCAGAAAGACTCCAGAACTTAACTCCCTTAGGACTTGTCATCGAACGTGCCTGCTGACTTCCAATTTTGGAGCTTTGTTCCAGGTACCAAAGGAGTACAACAGCCATATCAGTTGGTGAGTTACCTGGGCCTCTGTTTGTATTCCTTGATCTGCAGTTCCTATAATTTGCATGGAAATTTACATTTTGTGTTTACCTGCAGTTgctcctatctgctatgcacATCTTGCTGCTGCCCAGGTTGGACAATTTATAAAATTCGATGAGATGTCGGAAACGTCCTCCAGCCATGGCGAGCACACATCCGCAGGCAGTGTCCAGGTGCAGGAGCTGCCCCGTCTCCACGAAAAGGTCAGGAGCTCCATGTTCTTCTGCTGAGCTGCACACGCCGGCTGTTGTGGTGGTTGGCGTATGCCATCTACCATGTTGCTTTTGGTGGATGTTTCTGAACCTTGTAGTTAATTTAGTTGGTGACATCGGGTGGCTGGATGCCTCAGGAAGACTTTGAACGTGTGCCGTGATAAGCTCCTGGTGCATTTTCGGTGGTTTCGAACCTAGTCTGTTGTGGCGGTTGGTGTACGCCATTTACCATGTTGCTTTTGGTGGATGTTTCTGAACCTTGGTAGTTAGTTAGTTGGTGACCTCGGGTGGCATCATCCCCTAAACTGGTTAGGTGACTCAGGAAGACTTTGAAACCTGTTTGAATGTGGTCGACCGGCATTTGCCACCGCTCCTGTTGCTGTCATCTGTGTGTGTTCTTGGTCCCTCCTGCGGTGTTCAGTGAGCTCAGCCTCAGCCAGAGATTGATAGTTTCTGCAGATGCTCAATAGGCACTTGATGGTCCAGATGGTCGTTGCAGCATATTGTTGCAAATCTCTTGGTGATTCGAAACTGGAAACCCTCTGCTAGACGGCTTGTGCTATTTGCCCAAAAAGATCCAGAGGAAGCTGGCATCAGGGTCAAGTTGATCCATCTGCCATTCAACTTGAAACCTGCTCATGTCGTTGACAACAGCTTCTAAGCATCGCACTTCGCTACTTTCTAATATTACTCGCCTGGTGGTCGCTATCTGTTTGCTTCTCATGTTTGCATGGCGTGGCTAGTCAAGTGCTATGGTGTTTTTAGGGCCTGTTCGGAAACTCTGGATTACCTGCAAATTAATTACACCTGTAATTTTCGGTACACAAGAGACCAGAGTTGATTTTTTTTCTCCCCTGAAATCAGATTTTAGGGAAACGGCAGTACCAGGCAGACCTCAGCATTGATGAAAATATGCAGATAAACCAACATCAATAGTCTTGCACGGGCAAGTAATATTCTTGACATAGATAGGCAAGATGCCAGAGAGCATGCAGTTGCCACAGATAAGGTGATCTTGACGTTGCACATATATTAGTTACTTGGTCTGTCCAGAAATGTAATAGTTACTCCTTCCATCACTTCCTTAAATAGTCTTGCACATATTTTGActagaaaaaaaaattaaatttcaCAAACTTCGACCTATAATTTAATAAAATTATATATACATTTAATGCATGCAATTTGCATCAATATATTTGTATTCAAGGTGATTTTAAGATTATGTTGAGTCTTTAGCGATTGATATTATATTTTAAGAGAAATTACCTAGAAAGTAGAGGTCAAAGTTTACTATAGGTCGGAACGGTGCCGCCGGCATGGTTCTGCGGCTGGCCACCAAGGGCGATGCTATGGGATATGATGGTCGCTGCCCATATAAAGCAAGTGCTCCTTGTCGCCGACTGCCATGTCCACCTTGGCCTGGTTCACCGCCCCCTGTCACGTCATCCGCCAGAGGAAGGAGAAGTACTTCCTCTGGCGGGTCCCCGTCCCCGTCAGGCTTGTCGCCGCCGTCGATCCTCCTGGGGCCGACGGTGAAGACGGCGCCGAGGACGAAGGCCAGCTTCTCGGAGCTAATGGCGTCCACCTCCACCTCGTACCTCACCGGCGGGACGACGAAACGCCTGCAGCGCTGGCCGTCCCAGTTCCCACACCGGCGGCGGCATGGAGCCATACGCGGAGTACGCCAggcttcttctcctcctgtcCAGCGAGCTCCACCTCCTCTGGCCTCTGGGCAGGCGCAGATAGGCGCGCGGGACGGTGGGGAGGCGCGAAGGTCGGCGCGAGggagggcggggcggcgcgcgggagagCGGTGCGGCCGTGCGAGGGAgggcgaggcggggcggcgcacGCGGAAGAGCAGGGTGACGTACTGGCGCGCGGAAAAAGAATCCCTCCCGCCTTCTCCATCCAGCCCGTGGGGAAAATATTCTGGAGGAGATCGTTTTTGCTTGCAGACCATTGTGGCCGTTAGATGCATGGTGCGCGGTGGATAACGGTGCTAAAGTTGCAACGTGACTTCACGAAGCGAAGTTGCTGAATCCCGCTCCCCCACACCCACGCCTTCTTGGCGAGCTTCACGTCGTCGATGCCCCAGCCGGTGCTGGCCAGGCGGCACTCTGACGCGCAGGCGACGCGGAaagtcgccatcgccgccgcctcctgcagCTCTGCTCCTCGCCACTATTTTCCACAAGAGCGTGTTTGATATTTAAATCCGACAGATTCATGAGACTGTGAATGCACTTGCTAGCACGTGACTACCATGTTTCCAACCTAAGAGACTCTAGGAATAGAAATTTTGGTTAAAAATTATTCTCCAACAGCCTCTTCAATTAGTTATCTAAATATAGATTACCTACGAGATATAGAAAAGCTGTTGGAGACTACAAAACAAATTCCTTCCTTCGTTTCCTTGGCCTCCGAGAACTGGAACAGCGTCCTGGAGAGCAGTAAGAGCAGCCACAAAAAAATAGGGAAAATAGGAAAAAGCCAAATGTGATTGTGCAGAACTGTGAAACTGTCATTGATTTTCTTGACAGGATTGAGGAATTTCGCAAGCTCTCTGTTTTAGAATTCCAGCTTCGGTTTCTTGTTAAAAAATCCCTAAGCTCTCATACCTCTGTTTAGCTTCTTATTGGCGCCAAAGGGGGGAAATAAAAGACTGTGTTCTTGGTGATGACAACACGAAATATTTTCCAGATGTGTGCCACTGTTCGTCTTCGTCGTAACCAGATTAAGGTTCTCGATCCTGGTGGTGTTCCAATCTTCTCTCATTCAGGCAAATCCCAAATTCTGCATGATTTTTACAAGCAACTTTTGGGGACGTCCTCTAATATTGAACCAATCTCAAATCTCGCTGTGTTGATGGCACCCACAGCTCTTGACAACCACCAGAAAGAACTCCTTGTCGCCCCTTTCTGCAAAACCGAATTGAGATCTGCTCTTTGGAGTATGAAGAACGATCCTAGCCTTGGCCCAGATGGTTTTGGTCCAGCCTTTTACAAGGATTTTTGGAACCTTACCAACAGCAGTCTTTTTACTCTCTTAGAAGAATTTCATGATCTGAAAGCTGAGCTCTCTCGCATCAACCAATTCCTTATAGTTCTCTTACCCAAATAAATTGGTGTCACAAAGCCTGAAAACTACAGACCCATTTCTCTACAAAATTGCCCCTTGAAACTAGTTTCAAAAGTGCTTACTTCTCGGCTACAGCCTCTCATTCACTTTCTCGCGCACCCGGACCAAACAGATTTTCTCAAGCGAAGGAGCATCTCTGAAAATTTTATCTATGCAGCAGAGCTTGTTCAAACTTGCCATAAGCGTAACATCCCGACGGCTGCGCTAAAGCTTGACTTCCGAAAAGCTTTTGATTCCATTGAATGGGAGTCGCTCGATCTTGTTCTTGAAGCAAAAAACTTTCCCACCAAATGGAGGAGTTGGATTCAGAATATCTTGTGCACAGGGCAAACTGCTGTTCTCTTAAATGGAGCCCCGGTAAAGTGGATCAATTGTAAACAAGGGCTACGGCAAGGTGATCCTCTATCCCCCTACCTTTTTATTCTTGTTGCTGATGTTCTTCAACAAATGCTGAACAATGCTTCAGCTAATGGGGTTCTTCAGCATCCGATTATTCCATCTACTGCAtgtcttttttaaaaaaactaagGGCAGGAGCACTGCCACGTCATTTAAGCGAAGTCGAAGTCTTACAATGTTTTGATTACATAAACGAAATTAAGCTCGAATCTAGGAAAAAAACTAACATAGGTACTAAGGTACAACAGCGGCGCCACAGGCCCTAAAACCCAACAGCATTTCTTCCTCGATAAGTTGCAGGACGAAACACGGTTCCTCAGCTTTCCTTCAAAGATTCTTCGATTCCTTTCCTTCCAAAGGTTCCACGCAATGTACATGAGCAAAGCTGCCGCCTATCGCCGCTCCTGCTTTGGCTGTACTGCCAGAGTGTTGCACCACCATTCTTCAACTGAAGCCCCTCGAGACGAAACGCTGATGCTGCCTCGTGACCAAACTCTAACCAGCTCCCAAACTTGCATCGCAAGCGGGCAGTGCAGGCAAAGGTGCACCGCAGTCTCCTGCTCAGCATTGCAGAGCGCGCATGATGGGTTGCATTGCCAGTTCCTCGCCTGTATCTTGTCCGCTGTCAGCAGCTTCTCTTGAACTAGCAGCCAAGTAAGGAACTTGTGCTTGCCTTCCACATGTGCTCGCCAAAGTGCAGTAGGTCCGAATGAGCAATACGAGCCCTTGAACTGAGCTACATAGGCTGACTTTGCAGTGTAGTTTCCATCCGAGGTCCACCTCCAAGTGATTTGATCGTCCTCCGTTGTTAATTGCACATTCTGCACTAGATCCCATAGAGCAACAAAATCAGCCATTTCCTCAGCCGTCGACATTCTCCAAAGACCTCTGGTCCAACTGTGGTTTTCAAGTTGGTCCCTCACTATTAAATGCTTCCGCCAGGCCAGTTTGTATAAACTCGGTGCTATGTCTCTTGGAGCCTTGCCATTCAGCCATGGTGCCTCCTAGAATTTTGTCGTGTTCCCATTACCCACCGTAACAGTCATTGACACTCTGAAGAGCTGCCGATCAGCTTCAGTTATTGGTAGTGCTCTTCCAACACAAGGCCAATCTGCTTCCTTCCATTCAAACCAAAGTAACTGAAGCCTAAGTGCTCTGCTAAATCTCTCAAGATCCAAAACACCCAAACCTCCCAGTTTCTTTGGTCTCTGCGCCTTTTTCCATTGCACAAGGTAGGATCCCCAATTAGCCTGATCAGTCCCTTTCCAAAGGAACCCTCTTCTTAGCTTGTCAATCTGCTTGATCATCCATTTTTGTGGTTGGAAGACCCTAAGGAAGTAGGTTGGGATGGATGAGAGTACCGCGTTGAGCACTGTCAATCGACCAGCCCTGTTCAGGAATTTGCCTTTCCAAGCTGGCAATCTGGCTGCCACTTTATCCACGAGCTGTTGCACATCAACTCTTTGGAGCTTCCTTGTATGCAGTGGCAAACCCAAGTAAGTGCAAGAAAAATTCTTCACCGGGCACTGGAAACACTCCATTACATCAGTTAGGTTCAAACTATCACAACAAATAGGTATACTGCACTTTTATGGATGTTCGTTAGGAGGCCCGATGCCGTCCCGAAGCTCATCAGAATCTGCATCATCTCCTGGATGTTTTCCTTGACAGGCTTCAGGAAAATGGCCGCATCATCAGCGAAAAGACTCAGCTGTAGCCTCGCTGATCTTTGGTTGAAAGGTGTTAGTGCCCCATCTCGCGTTGCTAAGTCCAACAGACATTGCAGCGGCTCCATCACCAAGATGAACAGCATAGGCGACAGTGGGTCGCCCTGACACAAACCAACCCTGTGCTTAAACCATCTCCCCCGGCCACCATTTAGCAACATAGATATTGAGGCAGTGGACTAGTGGAGAGTAAAATTGATACCCAGCTCCACCACTTGGCTCCAAAACCCATTCTCTCGAGTACCTCCAACAGATAGTCCCACCGGACGCTATCAAATGCTTTGGCGATGTCGAGCTTAAGGAAAAGTGACGATATCTTGAGTCTATGCAGATCCTGTATCAAGTTCTGCGTGTAAACAAAGTTGTCATGAATACTCCTTTTTTTGATGAAAGCACTCTCTGCCCTTTAGATCAAATGCTGCAGGAAAGGTGCAAGTCTTGTGGCCAGTAGCTTGGAGACAATCTTGGCAACACTGTGTGTAAGGCTGATCGGCCTGTAGTCATGTACCCGCTGTGCATCACTTGTTTTGGGAATCAGGATCGGATGTGCTGTATTCAAGAGCTGAAAGTGCTGGTCATGTTGATTGAAGAAAAAATTGACTGCCGCCAGTAGGTCTTCCTTGATTATTCCCTAGCTTGCTTTGTAAAAAGCGCCAATAAAGCCATCCGACCTAGGAGCCTTGTCATATGCAATTTCCTTGTCTATTGCATGCACCTCTTCTTCACAGAAATCCTCCTCTAGAGCACTGAGGTGAGCACTGAGGTCCTGTCTAGGCGGTCCAAGTCGTTCCCAATCTAGAGTGAAAGATCGTGGTCCTGGTGTTCCAAAATGCTTACTGAAGTGCTCCAATATATGTTGTTCTTTATCATCTTGAGTGTGTACTTGACCCGAATCAGTTGTGAGCTGCCTGATGTGATTCTTTCGTTTCCTTCCGTTGATCTGCAAGAAGAAAAGCTTGGAGTGTGCATCTGCCGCCTTGATAGCTGCCAGACGTGAATGTTATTTTGCTCTGATCTTTTCCACTGCTGACAGACCCAAGAAACGTGCTTTGAGGTCCAGTTTCAGTTGCACTTCCAGTATGGACAGCTGCCTGAACTCCTGTACTACATCTAGGATGCCAATCAAAACCTTCGCTGCACAAAGTAGTCTAACATTCCCAATCTTCGACCTGGACCACTGCCTTAGTTTAGCTCCCGTTCGTTGCAACTTGATGTGTAGTCTGAGGAACGGGTTTATTGGTGTAACCTCATGTTCCCAGGCTTGTTGAACTACTTCATGAAAACCCTGCACCCTCAGCCAGAATACCTCAAAACGAACACCTCAGTACTTCTTGGCATTTGTGTTCCCCACCAACAAGAGGGGACAATGATCAGAAACTAGAGAAGACAAAGCTTGCAGAGAGCGGTCCTATAGCATTAGGTCCCATTCAGTTGTGCAAAAGGCTCGGTCAATGCGCGTTTGAGTAGTATCATTTGACCAAGTGAATCTCCTCCCTTGCAATTTGAGCTCCTTCAGCTCCAGATCATCTACCACCTTTCGGAATTCACCCATCATGCGCCTATTAAGGTTAGTGTTACTCTTGTCTTCCGCTTGTAAAATCAAATTGAAATCCCCAATGACCAGTCATTTCTCAGGGATACTGTTTCTTATAATCCTCAGCTCTTGCAGGAAACATAATTTGGCTTGATCATCCTGTGGTCCATACACCACTGTTAGCCACCAGGTACCCACACCCATTGTCGATTGTAGTTGTGCTGACACTAAGTATTCTCTCACATCAAACTGCACAATCTTGTAGTAGCTTTCATCTGCCGCTAGTAGAGCTCCACCTCTGGTACCCACTGCCGGCAGGTAGACAAATTGCTCGGCAAAGCGCTGTCCCAAGCTTTCCACAACAACACCTCGGTCAATCAGCTGCATTTTCGTCTCCTGCAGGCACAGTATACTGGCTCTCGTGTCCTGAGCAAGATCTCGAACAACTTTCCGCCTCGCTGCACCATTCAAACCCCTCACATTCCAATCTAGGAAGACGCAGCGCAGATCAATCATCATTAACAAAGAGAACTCCAGAAACACCACCTCCGTCAGCAGCAGAGGAGAACCCACAAACAGTGTCTCTGCTGCTAGAACGAGAGGCGAGCAGATGAGCACACACTCCACACACTTCTTGAAGGAAACACCAGGGTAacattgggggggggggggggtggcgggcggacgcacgcgcacgcgcacacacgcacacacaatGACATGGCAAGGGGCCATGTCATTAACCTTCGGCATGCACGGCGACGACACTAAGGATGTCAGTGCCGCCAGCCTCCTCCAGGTTGAACATGGTTCTGTACTGTGTCACCACCTTCTGCAGCATTGGATCAACAAATGAACTGCAGAACATGATCTTTGCCTGATCTTCAGGCTTCTTCTTCTCAAGAAAGTTGCACTTCTTCATCAGTAAAGCCGTGGCTTGCTCCTCCATTGTCATGTCCCCTGTTTGTCTGTTGGCTACCCTGGTGCTCTTCCTTGACTTGGACATAGTGCCGTCAGTCGATGCATTTGCCTTCTTGCTAGTAGCTTTGCAGGTCACCTTCTTTGCAGGGGTGGTTAGGAGTGGTGCACTGGTTGCCTTCATGTACTTGGGACAAGCAGTCTCCATCAGCGTTAGTCCTGATG
Protein-coding sequences here:
- the LOC112892928 gene encoding uncharacterized protein LOC112892928; protein product: MHLTATMVCKQKRSPPEYFPHGLDGEGGRDSFSARQYVTLLFRVRRPASPSLARPHRSPARRPALPRADLRASPPSRAPICACPEARGGGARWTGGEEAWRTPRMAPCRRRCGNWDGQRCRRFVVPPVRYEVEVDAISSEKLAFVLGAVFTVGPRRIDGGDKPDGDGDPPEEVLLLPLADDVTGGGEPGQGGHGSRRQGALALYGQRPSYPIASPLVASRI